Proteins found in one Etheostoma spectabile isolate EspeVRDwgs_2016 chromosome 14, UIUC_Espe_1.0, whole genome shotgun sequence genomic segment:
- the sla1a gene encoding src like adaptor 1a → MMGNMIRGANARDPQNTHNTDSHSKGSEDDMVVVLDDYPSSEISEPIFRMGEKLRLISKEAYWWRVRSVQTQKENYIPSSHVAIVYHGWLFEGVERNKAEELLCLPGNRVGSFLVRESTSERGLYSLSVKHMIVKHYRIFRLDNSWYYISPRLTFQCLEDMINHYSDFADGLCCALTSPCLSGMTPPSDATPEAPPVVMRRNFDWKKIDRGQLVSTDSCSDNMVSYGVRNSIAAYLSLSGNQDPAHTRRQTRKKKSKSVYAIPQNGLGNIDYEDDL, encoded by the exons ATGATGGGTAATATGATCCGAGGCGCAAATGCCAGAgacccacaaaacacacacaacacagacagccATTCAAAAG GTTCAGAGGACGACATGGTGGTGGTGCTTGACGACTACCCGTCATCTGAAATCAGCGAACCCATCTTCAGGATGGGGGAGAAGCTCAGACTCATCTCTAA GGAGGCTTACTGGTGGAGAGTACGCTCTGtccaaacacaaaaagagaactACATTCCCAGCAGCCACGTGGCAATTGTCTACCATGG TTGGCTGTTTGAGGGGGTGGAGAGGAATAAGGCCGAAGAGCTGCTCTGTCTACCTGGGAACAGAGTGGGCTCCTTTCTGGTGCGGGAGAGCACCAGCGAAAGAG GTCTGTATTCGCTGTCCGTGAAACACATGATCGTAAAGCACTATCGTATCTTCAGACTGGACAACAGCTGGTACTACATCTCCCCTCGCCTCACTTTCCAGTGCCTTGAAGATATGATTAACCACTATTCGG ACTTTGCAGATGGCCTATGTTGTGCGTTAACCTCCCCCTGTCTGTCGGGCATGACCCCACCATCAGATGCAACCCCTGAAGCTCCACCTGTTGTCATGCGACGCAACTTTGACTGGAAGAAAATAGACAG GGGACAGCTGGTCAGCACAGACAGCTGCAGTGACAACATGGTGAGCTATGGAGTCAGGAACAGCATCGCCGCCTACCTGTCCTTGTCTGGGAACCAAGACCCTGCGCACACAAGAAGACAAaccaggaagaaaaagagtaaATCTGTTTATGCTATTCCTCAAAATGGCCTTGGAAACATTGACTATGAGGATGACCTCTAG
- the ccn4a gene encoding cellular communication network factor 4a — protein MSWLLLWILTAAGIQQVYSQNSTAMPPAIAFTSPAVDLYNRTQYCKWPCECPNVAPTCPLGVSLLMDGCECCKTCARQVGEVCNEADTCDYHKGLYCDYSSDKPRYEKGVCAYMVGTGCEHDGVIYRNGQSFKPNCKYECVCVNGAIGCVALCTESQPPRVWCQTPRRVKVRGQCCEQWICDEPKRGRKTAPRHAVEASPAETRSWHKNCITQTTSWSPCSKTCGRGLSLRISNANEQCELVRESRLCNLRPCEVDITKHIKPGKKCLNIYRDELPSNLTISGCTSRKQYRPKYCGVCTDERCCIPYKSKTIDVEFECPNGTGFTWKMLWVQACFCNLSCKNPNDIFAELENYYGHPEVMN, from the exons ATGAGTTGGCTCCTGTTGTGGATTCTAACTGCAGCCGGGATTCAACAG GTCTACTCCCAGAATTCCACTGCAATGCCGCCTGCCATAGCCTTCACATCCCCAGCTGTGGACCTGTACAACCGCACGCAGTACTGCAAGTGGCCCTGTGAGTGCCCTAATGTAGCCCCTACCTGTCCGCTGGGCGTGAGCCTCCTCATGGATGGCTGTGAATGCTGCAAGACCTGTGCCCGGCAGGTGGGCGAGGTGTGCAACGAGGCAGACACATGCGACTACCACAAGGGACTGTACTGCGACTACAGCTCGGACAAGCCTAGGTACGAAAAaggagtgtgtgcat ATATGGTTGGAACAGGCTGTGAGCATGATGGCGTGATCTACCGTAATGGGCAGAGCTTCAAGCCCAACTGTAAATacgagtgtgtttgtgtgaacgGTGCCATCGGTTGTGTGGCGTTGTGCACAGAGTCCCAGCCTCCGCGGGTTTGGTGCCAAACCCCACGCCGGGTCAAAGTCAGGGGACAATGCTGTGAGCAATGGATCTGTGATGAACCCAAAAGAGGGCGCAAGACGGCGCCGCGACATGCAGTAGAGG CTTCGCCAGCTGAGACCAGGAGCTGGCACAAGAACTGCATTACCCAGACTACCTCGTGGAGCCCCTGCTCAAAGACGTGTGGCCGCGGCCTGTCCCTGAGGATCTCTAATGCCAACGAGCAGTGTGAGCTGGTCAGAGAATCTCGCCTTTGCAACCTGCGGCCCTGTGAGGTCGACATCACCAAACACATCAAG CCAGGAAAGAAATGTCTGAACATATACAGGGATGAACTGCCCTCAAACCTCACCATCTCTGGCTGCACCAGCAGGAAGCAGTACAGGCCCAAATACTGCGGCGTCTGCACAGATGAGCGCTGCTGCATCCCCTACAAGTCCAAAACCATCGACGTAGAGTTCGAGTGTCCTAACGGGACGGGATTCACGTGGAAGATGCTGTGGGTCCAGGCATGCTTCTGTAACCTCAGCTGCAAAAATCCCAACGACATCTTCGCTGAGTTGGAGAATTACTATGGTCACCCAGAAGTCATGAACTAA